From the Paenibacillus sp. FSL H8-0548 genome, one window contains:
- a CDS encoding carbohydrate ABC transporter permease, with amino-acid sequence MVNKAVSDGSLQSPVKKKKGSIKRKMSSTLKHLVLGLVGLCFLGPFAYLLLTSIKSIDDIFAVPFVWWPKELFLENYSNAVNAIPFFRYTLNTLFVALLCVLGEVIAAPLTAYGLARINFKGRGIIFMVMMGTIMLPSQSTMIPLYILFNKMNLVNTFWPLILPAFFGAAYYIFLLRQFFMGIPQEITESSKIDGASEFRIYWQMMLPLSRPAIFTVGLLVFLSSWKDYQQPLIYLNDPSKWTLSVGLKAFIGEYNVEWGMLMAAAALFTIPMVVLYFFVQKVFIQGITMTGSK; translated from the coding sequence ATGGTGAATAAAGCTGTTTCCGATGGCTCACTACAAAGCCCAGTAAAGAAAAAGAAAGGCTCCATCAAAAGAAAGATGTCGTCTACACTCAAGCATCTTGTGCTTGGTTTAGTGGGGCTATGCTTTCTTGGGCCATTCGCTTATTTGCTGCTAACATCAATCAAATCAATCGATGATATTTTTGCTGTTCCGTTCGTGTGGTGGCCCAAAGAGCTTTTCCTGGAAAACTATTCTAATGCGGTTAACGCTATTCCTTTTTTTCGATATACCTTAAATACGTTGTTTGTTGCCCTTCTCTGTGTGCTCGGAGAGGTGATCGCAGCTCCATTAACAGCATACGGTCTCGCTAGAATTAATTTCAAGGGACGCGGCATTATATTCATGGTTATGATGGGGACGATTATGCTGCCCTCTCAGTCTACGATGATCCCTCTTTATATTTTGTTCAACAAGATGAATTTGGTTAATACGTTTTGGCCGCTTATTCTTCCTGCCTTTTTTGGAGCGGCGTACTATATCTTTTTGCTTAGACAATTTTTTATGGGCATCCCGCAGGAGATAACGGAATCATCCAAAATTGACGGAGCTTCGGAATTCCGGATTTACTGGCAGATGATGTTGCCATTATCCCGTCCAGCCATATTTACAGTGGGCTTGCTCGTATTTTTAAGCTCCTGGAAGGACTACCAGCAGCCGCTGATTTATTTGAATGACCCAAGTAAATGGACGTTGTCCGTTGGATTGAAAGCTTTCATTGGCGAGTACAACGTTGAATGGGGCATGCTTATGGCTGCTGCAGCTTTGTTTACGATTCCAATGGTCGTTCTATACTTCTTCGTGCAAAAAGTGTTTATTCAAGGAATTACAATGACAGGATCTAAATAA
- a CDS encoding phosphodiester glycosidase family protein, which translates to MQRGWSTWRKRGIAALLIASMGLSYAGSGAAAAANETVTVKAAEGKPVGATAATVNKAEIEYWRYAAEGTLHPALALSNGNLFTAAANGWVTIVSSAGKEVKRINTYTNLSAPVLNGNQKIFAAGKSARLYQYDEAGNGGQAGIFYFKGKTENLQPSATVTDAQGLPYFAYQHAILSLDEAGEKQAALLPEGVSVKELAAGKSGVYALGSNGALYAVRGGAVVWEAALEQPLLGAKLAADRVSGGVLLLAGKAVAAYEEDGKVRFTRELAAAPAGGWTSPVLLPGDAGAVVAAELGGNGIAAFRLADGAELWRISASGAGGFGPAALAPDPAAGSVLAGGRSGAVYAIDGFAGSILYTYGGHAAVPASGVTPQGGGRFAYTSASQLIAAGPLRPVAITYAAASLKLPLDTRLLLTDKLKLSAPVAVSYRSDNAAIVRINDKGVVTPVAAGSASLYVDVTASGYKGQLKLPVQVTAPASKLKVKHEAKKVIVSGKSYTVQTVVIPKGMPVTAGLASRKIGVVQSLANIAKDYKADAAINGTYFEAYGGIPEPYGTVIADGNVEHIGNTGTAIGFTWDGTVVMDNLRVKIIGGTDGSYKSPNNWYAYFLNRTPTAAGSSAILFTPKRGTKLGFALGTAVTVSKGVVTKISKKENVSIPADGYVLVFTGSEEKLAARFQVGTKVEYKTEMTNLSNTPIAWSRVHTAIGAGPRLVKDGKLAINPAGEGFSSSKILTDAATRSGILVKKDGTILLATVPKATIKQWGQIMVQLGAVQAMNLDGGASSGMFAQGKLINTPGRLISNGLVFGTQLKW; encoded by the coding sequence ATGCAGCGAGGTTGGAGTACGTGGAGAAAAAGAGGAATAGCAGCGCTATTGATAGCGTCTATGGGTTTAAGCTATGCCGGAAGCGGGGCAGCTGCCGCCGCAAATGAAACCGTCACGGTTAAAGCGGCGGAAGGCAAACCGGTTGGCGCTACAGCCGCAACGGTCAATAAGGCGGAAATCGAATATTGGCGTTACGCAGCTGAAGGAACGCTGCATCCGGCGCTGGCTTTGTCGAACGGAAACCTGTTTACCGCAGCCGCGAATGGCTGGGTGACAATCGTTAGCAGCGCGGGCAAAGAAGTGAAGCGGATCAATACCTATACGAATTTGTCAGCGCCCGTGCTGAACGGGAATCAAAAAATATTTGCTGCCGGCAAAAGCGCGCGGCTATACCAATACGATGAAGCGGGAAACGGCGGTCAGGCCGGTATCTTTTATTTTAAAGGCAAGACCGAGAATCTTCAGCCGTCAGCGACGGTAACGGATGCGCAGGGGCTTCCTTATTTCGCGTATCAGCATGCGATTCTATCGCTGGATGAAGCGGGTGAGAAGCAGGCGGCGCTGCTGCCGGAAGGCGTAAGCGTGAAGGAGCTTGCCGCGGGCAAGAGCGGCGTATACGCGCTTGGCAGCAACGGCGCGCTGTACGCGGTGCGCGGCGGAGCGGTAGTCTGGGAAGCGGCTCTGGAACAGCCGCTGCTTGGGGCTAAGCTGGCCGCCGACCGGGTTAGCGGCGGCGTTCTGCTGTTAGCGGGCAAAGCGGTCGCTGCGTATGAAGAGGACGGTAAAGTCCGATTCACGCGCGAGCTTGCGGCGGCGCCCGCAGGCGGCTGGACATCCCCGGTGCTTCTGCCCGGGGATGCGGGAGCTGTCGTTGCCGCTGAGCTTGGCGGCAACGGCATAGCTGCGTTCCGCCTCGCAGACGGGGCGGAACTATGGCGCATTAGCGCCAGCGGGGCCGGTGGCTTCGGCCCTGCGGCGCTGGCGCCGGATCCTGCAGCCGGCAGCGTGCTGGCCGGCGGGCGCTCCGGCGCTGTGTACGCGATCGACGGCTTCGCCGGGTCGATCCTGTACACCTACGGCGGCCACGCCGCGGTTCCCGCGAGCGGCGTGACGCCGCAAGGCGGCGGACGCTTCGCGTATACGTCCGCCAGCCAGCTCATCGCAGCGGGGCCGCTTCGCCCCGTCGCGATTACCTACGCAGCGGCATCGCTTAAGCTGCCGCTGGATACGAGGCTCCTGCTCACGGACAAGCTGAAGCTGTCCGCTCCCGTCGCCGTCAGCTATCGCTCTGACAATGCGGCGATCGTTCGCATTAATGATAAGGGCGTCGTTACCCCGGTTGCGGCGGGCTCAGCAAGTCTTTATGTAGATGTCACAGCGAGCGGCTACAAAGGCCAGCTAAAGCTGCCCGTTCAGGTTACCGCTCCCGCTTCTAAGCTGAAGGTGAAGCATGAAGCGAAGAAGGTTATCGTTTCGGGTAAATCCTATACGGTGCAAACGGTGGTCATTCCGAAGGGGATGCCGGTAACAGCAGGCTTGGCTAGCCGCAAGATTGGTGTCGTTCAGTCGCTTGCGAACATTGCGAAGGACTATAAAGCGGATGCAGCTATTAATGGAACCTACTTCGAAGCATATGGCGGCATTCCGGAGCCTTATGGCACTGTTATCGCAGACGGTAATGTGGAGCATATTGGCAATACGGGCACAGCGATCGGCTTTACCTGGGACGGAACGGTCGTCATGGACAATTTGCGTGTCAAAATAATAGGAGGAACTGACGGCTCCTACAAATCGCCAAACAACTGGTATGCCTATTTCCTGAACCGTACGCCTACCGCTGCTGGATCATCGGCCATTTTGTTTACACCAAAGCGAGGGACTAAGCTTGGCTTTGCACTTGGCACAGCAGTTACGGTCAGCAAGGGTGTTGTAACCAAAATAAGCAAAAAAGAAAATGTGAGCATTCCAGCCGATGGCTACGTACTCGTCTTTACTGGCTCCGAGGAGAAGCTGGCTGCACGCTTTCAGGTTGGAACCAAGGTTGAGTATAAGACAGAAATGACCAATCTCTCCAATACGCCGATTGCTTGGTCCCGCGTCCATACAGCAATTGGTGCCGGTCCAAGGCTGGTGAAGGATGGGAAGCTAGCAATTAACCCGGCAGGGGAAGGTTTTAGCAGCTCAAAAATATTAACCGATGCTGCAACACGAAGCGGAATTTTAGTCAAAAAGGATGGAACGATCCTTCTTGCCACCGTGCCCAAAGCAACGATTAAGCAATGGGGGCAAATCATGGTACAGCTTGGTGCTGTACAGGCGATGAATCTGGATGGGGGTGCTTCCTCGGGTATGTTTGCGCAAGGAAAGCTCATCAACACGCCTGGCAGACTCATAAGCAACGGTCTAGTATTTGGTACACAGCTTAAGTGGTAA
- a CDS encoding enolase C-terminal domain-like protein codes for MNISDIEAFPLILPMKQDFKISSGSVGDKSQGAPHVYVKVTADNGAVGWGEARPSHRWSYETLETVTSTITNYLRPVLLGADATDLYTVHSLMNKEIKAGLGNGQPIAKAAVDIAMHDLIGTASGKRLADMWFSGYKPSSQLSYLISTSSPEEAEQKALFAKSKGYRGVDVKIGLNTSLDIEILDAVKGAAPDLFMRVDANQAYTLQQAVKLAKRMEQIGVDVFEQPLKAIDLFGHAELRRKTCIPIALDESIWTAGDLIQAIRAEACDTVVIKITKMGGLSGAKLCGDIAREAGLGLLGGGLTESRLGLTASAHLFNYLQITEPVDLNGPIFLQDDPIHAGPIIDEGHVILPDKPGIGCEISIEKLNKYRM; via the coding sequence GTGAACATTTCTGACATAGAAGCATTTCCGTTAATACTTCCAATGAAACAAGATTTTAAGATTTCAAGCGGTTCAGTCGGGGATAAAAGTCAAGGAGCACCGCATGTATATGTGAAAGTAACTGCTGATAATGGTGCAGTCGGCTGGGGGGAAGCGAGACCAAGCCACAGATGGAGCTATGAAACGTTAGAGACCGTAACGAGCACCATCACGAATTATTTACGACCTGTCTTGCTGGGAGCTGATGCAACCGATCTTTATACTGTGCATTCTTTAATGAACAAGGAGATCAAGGCTGGATTAGGAAACGGACAACCAATTGCCAAGGCAGCAGTTGATATTGCTATGCATGACCTCATTGGTACTGCGAGTGGCAAACGATTGGCGGATATGTGGTTTTCTGGATATAAGCCTTCGTCGCAGCTTTCCTATCTCATTAGCACATCGAGCCCAGAGGAAGCCGAGCAGAAAGCTTTATTTGCGAAATCGAAAGGATACAGGGGCGTTGATGTGAAGATTGGCTTAAATACAAGCCTTGATATCGAAATATTGGATGCGGTAAAGGGAGCGGCGCCAGACTTGTTTATGCGTGTCGATGCGAATCAGGCCTATACGTTGCAGCAGGCAGTTAAGCTAGCCAAACGAATGGAGCAAATCGGCGTCGATGTTTTCGAACAGCCTCTGAAGGCCATTGATTTATTTGGACACGCGGAGCTCAGGAGGAAAACATGTATTCCAATTGCGCTCGACGAGAGCATTTGGACCGCAGGGGATCTCATTCAAGCCATTCGAGCAGAAGCATGCGATACCGTAGTTATTAAGATAACGAAGATGGGAGGCTTATCGGGTGCCAAGCTTTGTGGAGATATCGCTCGAGAAGCAGGCTTAGGTCTTCTAGGCGGAGGTTTAACGGAATCGAGACTTGGTTTGACGGCAAGTGCGCATTTGTTCAACTATTTGCAAATTACTGAGCCGGTAGATTTAAATGGTCCGATTTTCCTGCAGGATGATCCCATTCATGCTGGACCAATAATTGACGAGGGCCATGTCATTTTGCCAGATAAACCAGGTATAGGCTGTGAAATATCGATAGAGAAGCTAAATAAGTATCGAATGTAA
- a CDS encoding sugar ABC transporter permease — translation MTEQHNNTIGIRKRERKLLITGLLFTSPWIIGFLVFQLYPILASFYYSMTDYNLFSAPTWVGLDNYTNLFKDDKFYLSMYNTLYMTIVGVVPHMAFALIMALLLNAKVKGQSIYRTIYFLPTLVPAVAGSLLWMWLLNSQYGFINLALEYVGIAGPNWLIDPDWTKPSLVLMGFWGTGTITVMYLAALQDVPKMYYEAADIDGASKWRQFWTITFPSISPMTLFQLIMMLIASFQYFTEGMVFAEATQSTGGPENSLLFYSIYLYQQAFSFLNMGYASAMAWMLFVVVMFFALVIFKTSAKWVYYGGDK, via the coding sequence ATGACTGAACAACACAATAATACGATTGGAATTCGTAAAAGAGAGCGAAAATTGTTGATTACAGGACTATTATTTACAAGCCCATGGATTATCGGATTTTTGGTTTTCCAGCTATACCCCATTCTGGCTTCTTTTTATTACAGTATGACTGATTATAATTTGTTTTCCGCGCCTACATGGGTGGGATTAGACAATTACACAAACCTATTTAAAGATGACAAGTTTTATCTATCCATGTACAACACCTTATATATGACGATAGTTGGCGTCGTGCCGCATATGGCATTCGCTTTAATTATGGCGCTGCTCCTGAATGCAAAGGTTAAAGGGCAGAGCATATATAGAACCATTTATTTTCTACCGACGCTTGTACCAGCTGTTGCAGGCTCATTGTTATGGATGTGGTTATTGAATTCACAGTACGGATTTATTAATCTGGCGCTTGAGTATGTTGGAATTGCAGGACCGAACTGGTTGATTGATCCAGACTGGACGAAACCCTCGCTTGTCTTAATGGGTTTCTGGGGAACTGGAACGATAACGGTTATGTATTTGGCCGCTCTTCAAGACGTGCCGAAAATGTATTATGAGGCTGCTGATATCGATGGGGCAAGCAAATGGAGACAATTTTGGACGATTACATTCCCTTCGATCTCACCTATGACATTGTTTCAACTAATTATGATGCTTATCGCTTCCTTTCAATACTTTACTGAAGGTATGGTATTTGCCGAGGCGACGCAGTCTACTGGCGGGCCTGAGAACTCACTGTTGTTTTACTCCATTTATTTGTATCAGCAGGCATTTTCGTTCCTCAATATGGGCTATGCTTCAGCCATGGCATGGATGCTGTTCGTAGTGGTTATGTTCTTCGCGCTTGTTATCTTCAAGACATCTGCGAAGTGGGTTTATTATGGAGGTGATAAGTGA
- a CDS encoding IS3 family transposase, whose translation MYQAIQELHTEKGYAILALCKLANVARSAYYKWLKWTPSNRELERLSLAKEVKLRYDKRKGILGYRQMRLQLNRKLKKTYNKKRYYGIMRALGLKAVIRRKRPSYVRATETHVAENVMNRDFQAAAPNLKWCTDVTELKYGNGRKSYLSAMIDVHDNSVVSWVLSHSNNNKLVMDTVKKAYRGKRGITPLLHSDRGFQYTSHEYNRLKVKYGFTTSMSRVSRCLDNQPIERFWGTFKAESFYLKKYDTYDEVLEDVRNYIRYYNNYRYTERLNGLSPHEYRRAA comes from the coding sequence TTGTATCAAGCGATTCAAGAACTGCACACGGAAAAGGGCTACGCGATACTAGCGTTATGCAAGCTCGCTAACGTCGCCAGATCTGCCTATTATAAATGGTTAAAATGGACGCCGTCCAATCGAGAACTTGAACGGCTTTCACTAGCAAAAGAAGTGAAGCTTCGCTATGACAAGCGAAAAGGGATACTGGGTTATCGCCAAATGCGTCTCCAATTAAACCGTAAACTGAAAAAGACTTACAACAAAAAGCGTTACTACGGGATTATGAGAGCTCTCGGATTAAAAGCAGTGATTCGGAGGAAGCGTCCAAGCTACGTGAGAGCCACGGAAACACATGTTGCCGAAAACGTCATGAACCGTGACTTTCAAGCCGCTGCTCCGAACCTAAAGTGGTGTACAGATGTCACCGAGCTGAAGTATGGGAACGGTCGAAAGTCCTATTTGAGCGCCATGATTGATGTGCACGATAACTCCGTCGTTTCGTGGGTGCTCAGCCACTCCAACAACAACAAATTGGTCATGGACACGGTAAAGAAGGCATATAGGGGAAAACGTGGAATCACGCCACTTCTGCATAGTGACAGAGGTTTCCAATATACCTCGCATGAATATAATCGCTTGAAGGTGAAATACGGTTTCACAACAAGCATGTCTCGTGTGAGTCGCTGCCTGGATAACCAGCCGATCGAGCGATTTTGGGGCACATTCAAGGCAGAAAGCTTTTATTTGAAGAAATACGATACCTACGATGAAGTTCTTGAAGATGTGAGGAACTATATTCGATACTACAACAACTACCGATATACGGAGCGACTTAACGGCTTGTCTCCCCACGAGTATCGCCGAGCTGCTTAA
- a CDS encoding N-acetylmannosamine-6-phosphate 2-epimerase, translated as MASLFNKKGLIVSCQAYPGDPLFGEEMMVRMSIAAVQGGAIGIRSNGAADIKAIKKAVNVPVIGLLKRKIEGSEIYITPELEDVQTILEAGADIVALDVTDREDRYSKVKVLIDYIHQAGAQVMADISIAEEAIKAEQLGADYVSTTLSGYTPYSLQQEEPDLELVEALKKVLKVSLIAEGKIWSADDAVLALSSGADYVVVGSAITRPEMVTKRFTAQMSDFLNQK; from the coding sequence ATGGCTTCATTGTTTAACAAGAAAGGTTTAATTGTATCCTGTCAGGCGTATCCGGGAGATCCTTTATTCGGAGAGGAAATGATGGTTCGTATGTCGATTGCTGCTGTACAGGGCGGTGCAATTGGCATTCGTTCAAATGGAGCAGCTGATATTAAAGCGATTAAGAAAGCGGTAAATGTACCTGTTATTGGCTTGCTTAAGCGGAAAATTGAAGGCTCAGAAATTTATATTACTCCGGAGCTGGAGGATGTCCAAACCATCTTGGAGGCGGGAGCTGATATTGTTGCTCTAGACGTAACTGACCGCGAAGATCGGTATTCCAAGGTTAAGGTGTTGATTGACTATATTCATCAAGCTGGGGCACAGGTCATGGCTGATATTTCTATAGCGGAGGAAGCCATTAAGGCTGAACAATTGGGTGCGGATTATGTATCTACTACGTTATCTGGATACACGCCTTATAGCCTGCAGCAGGAAGAACCGGATTTAGAGCTGGTAGAGGCGCTCAAAAAAGTACTTAAGGTTTCACTTATTGCCGAAGGAAAAATATGGAGTGCGGATGACGCTGTATTGGCGCTTTCGAGCGGAGCTGACTATGTGGTTGTCGGATCTGCGATCACCCGTCCAGAGATGGTGACCAAACGGTTCACAGCTCAAATGAGTGATTTTCTAAATCAAAAATAA
- a CDS encoding ABC transporter ATP-binding protein yields MIRLTTSGLDIGYDDRLIVQNLNIAIPQGKITALVGANGSGKSTILKTMARLMRPSQGSVLLDGKSIHKQSTKEIAKQLAILPQNPTAPDGLTVAELVSYGRFPYQKGFGSMTKDDRSIVQWAIEATGMTEFADRPVDHLSGGQRQRAWIAMSLAQETDILFLDEPTTFLDMAHQLEVLHLLQKLNATSNRTVVMVVHDLNHATRYAHHMIAIKTGVVVGEGTPAEVMTPDIMREVFNIEADIVPDPRTGVPLCLPYALAGQSAAENVVSINQEKKLQAAGA; encoded by the coding sequence ATGATTCGTTTGACAACTTCGGGTCTTGATATTGGTTACGATGATCGCCTTATCGTTCAAAATTTAAACATTGCTATTCCACAAGGGAAAATAACGGCGCTAGTAGGAGCAAACGGTTCTGGAAAATCGACCATACTAAAAACTATGGCGCGTCTTATGAGACCATCCCAGGGTAGCGTGCTTTTGGACGGTAAATCGATTCATAAACAATCGACGAAGGAAATAGCGAAGCAATTGGCTATTTTGCCGCAAAATCCAACCGCGCCAGACGGACTTACAGTAGCTGAGCTCGTGTCCTACGGACGTTTTCCATATCAGAAGGGCTTTGGCTCAATGACGAAGGACGATCGCAGCATCGTGCAATGGGCAATCGAGGCAACAGGCATGACTGAATTTGCGGATCGCCCTGTTGATCATCTTTCAGGCGGGCAGCGTCAGCGTGCATGGATTGCAATGTCGCTAGCTCAAGAGACAGACATCCTGTTTCTTGATGAGCCGACGACTTTCCTTGATATGGCGCATCAGCTGGAGGTTCTTCACTTGCTTCAAAAGCTAAATGCAACCAGCAATCGCACGGTCGTTATGGTCGTTCATGACCTTAACCATGCTACACGTTATGCTCACCATATGATCGCCATTAAGACAGGTGTCGTTGTAGGCGAGGGTACGCCTGCAGAGGTTATGACGCCTGATATTATGCGTGAGGTCTTTAATATCGAAGCCGACATCGTTCCTGACCCTCGTACGGGTGTTCCGCTATGCTTGCCTTACGCTCTGGCTGGCCAATCTGCTGCTGAAAACGTAGTCAGTATCAATCAAGAGAAGAAGCTGCAAGCGGCAGGGGCATAG
- a CDS encoding ABC transporter substrate-binding protein: MSMFRKKTLTLVSSVVLIGSLLAGCGSNANNENNTAGNATNTPEKPKEKVEISFWHTYTDADAGPITTTVENFNKSQDRITVKMLGNQDPTKQLTAISGGAAPDVLLTYWNNIGPWADAGAVLDLTENIASSGFDVNTIIPAAMDRMKVNDSYYAMPFTMSMASSLMYNKAAFAEAGITAPPETLEQLFDYAKQLTKKDASGSISQIGFIPDYPWIDNVFWPVLYGGSWYDEATGKVTPNAEANVQSIAYQRSFYEEFGQSQIDKFKSGMGKRGTAQDPLLTGQLAMYVGWEYNFMPERGEDGPIGVAPFPYPADQPELKGSGMVSPRAVFIPTKAKHPEEAWEFMQYLMSADTQVQYSLDGHVIPTITSVLDDSRLLVEENKTMWSFYERAKSENLNGFPNSSYIGEYLQSLSEETEKALKGTLTPQAAMDAVAAKIQPIADKK; encoded by the coding sequence ATGTCAATGTTCAGAAAAAAAACGTTAACGTTGGTATCATCTGTTGTCCTGATTGGTTCACTTCTAGCAGGCTGTGGTTCGAATGCAAACAACGAAAATAATACGGCTGGTAATGCAACAAATACTCCGGAGAAGCCAAAGGAGAAAGTGGAAATTTCATTTTGGCACACCTACACGGATGCAGATGCTGGGCCAATTACAACTACAGTAGAGAACTTTAATAAAAGCCAGGATCGAATTACGGTCAAAATGCTTGGCAATCAAGACCCAACGAAGCAATTGACTGCAATATCCGGCGGTGCAGCACCAGATGTTCTGCTCACGTACTGGAACAATATTGGTCCATGGGCTGATGCGGGAGCTGTTCTGGATTTAACTGAAAACATTGCAAGCTCAGGCTTTGATGTAAATACAATTATTCCTGCAGCTATGGATCGTATGAAGGTTAATGACAGCTATTATGCAATGCCATTTACGATGAGTATGGCTAGCTCGCTGATGTACAACAAAGCTGCTTTTGCGGAAGCGGGAATAACTGCTCCTCCAGAGACGCTCGAGCAGTTGTTTGACTATGCAAAGCAGTTGACGAAAAAAGATGCCAGCGGCAGCATCTCACAAATCGGTTTTATTCCTGACTATCCTTGGATCGATAATGTATTCTGGCCAGTTCTGTACGGCGGTTCTTGGTATGACGAAGCAACGGGCAAGGTAACGCCAAATGCAGAGGCGAATGTTCAGTCTATTGCTTACCAACGCTCTTTCTATGAAGAATTTGGTCAAAGTCAAATTGATAAATTCAAGTCTGGAATGGGCAAACGCGGTACGGCCCAAGATCCTCTTTTGACAGGTCAGCTTGCTATGTATGTTGGCTGGGAATACAATTTCATGCCTGAGCGTGGAGAAGATGGACCCATTGGGGTTGCACCATTCCCTTACCCTGCTGATCAGCCTGAGCTGAAGGGCTCCGGTATGGTTAGTCCGCGTGCTGTATTTATTCCAACTAAAGCTAAGCATCCAGAAGAGGCATGGGAGTTCATGCAATATTTGATGTCGGCAGATACACAAGTCCAATATTCACTAGATGGCCATGTTATTCCAACGATCACCTCGGTATTGGATGATAGCCGCCTGCTTGTCGAAGAGAACAAAACGATGTGGTCCTTCTATGAAAGAGCGAAGAGCGAGAATCTAAATGGATTCCCGAACAGCTCTTACATCGGTGAGTACTTGCAGTCTTTATCTGAAGAGACAGAGAAAGCGCTCAAGGGTACGCTGACACCGCAAGCGGCGATGGATGCTGTAGCAGCCAAAATCCAACCGATAGCAGATAAAAAATAA
- a CDS encoding helix-turn-helix domain-containing protein produces MSKRSAISLDVKLQVVKRCLKQDSNPHHEAKQLGIDDMTVVDWIRKYKADGYEGLKESKAWKTYSHELKQTAVRDVLSGKYSIREATNQHHISSKSVLTNWISKYTCGKEIKPTRKGTVHMNKGRKTTFEERIEIVQYTLANQLDDQKSMKKYDVSYQQVYAWVRKYHSGGEEVLRDRRGRSRPEEELDEAERLKLRIKELEARNEYLEMENAFEKKLAEIRRKRTR; encoded by the coding sequence TTGTCAAAAAGGAGTGCAATTTCATTAGATGTAAAACTACAGGTTGTAAAAAGATGCCTTAAACAGGATTCAAATCCTCATCATGAAGCAAAGCAACTGGGGATCGACGATATGACTGTTGTGGATTGGATAAGGAAATACAAAGCAGATGGTTATGAAGGGTTAAAGGAATCCAAAGCTTGGAAAACGTACTCACATGAGCTCAAGCAGACCGCGGTTCGTGACGTTCTATCCGGAAAGTACTCCATCCGAGAAGCGACAAACCAGCATCACATTTCAAGTAAAAGTGTTTTGACGAACTGGATTTCCAAGTATACTTGTGGGAAAGAAATTAAACCTACTCGTAAAGGAACGGTTCACATGAATAAAGGACGTAAAACCACTTTTGAAGAGCGTATTGAAATTGTGCAGTATACCCTTGCCAATCAGTTGGATGATCAGAAATCGATGAAGAAGTACGATGTTTCCTACCAACAGGTGTACGCATGGGTTCGTAAATATCATTCAGGCGGCGAGGAGGTTCTTAGGGACCGTCGTGGGCGCAGTAGACCTGAGGAAGAACTGGATGAGGCTGAACGTCTTAAACTCCGAATCAAAGAGCTAGAAGCGCGTAACGAGTATTTAGAAATGGAGAACGCCTTCGAAAAAAAGTTGGCAGAGATCCGGCGAAAACGTACACGCTAA
- a CDS encoding MurR/RpiR family transcriptional regulator, translated as MSNWSQEGSNTLLKIGSLYNSLTRTEQKIADMIKQDPDGVVYGTLTDLAEKSGVGDTSVLRLCRKLGFRGYQEFKLKLAQELVHPLQNVNGEIQENDDLATMAGKITTENILFLQNTLALLDMRELQLVVDAIAKANKLIFIGVGSSAITAADARYRFMRLGFNSELVTDSHVIAMTLALTGPDDLVFAVSTSGSTKDLVDVVRIAKENGAFFVCLTSHAKSPLTQYADAVLLSSSKESPLQGGAFRSKITQIHVLDILTTIIAIQCKEKAYPAIERTSNAVSDKLY; from the coding sequence ATGTCCAATTGGTCACAAGAAGGCTCCAATACCTTGCTCAAGATAGGCAGTTTGTATAACTCGTTGACACGTACTGAGCAGAAGATCGCTGATATGATTAAACAAGATCCAGATGGGGTCGTTTACGGGACGTTAACAGATTTGGCCGAAAAGTCTGGCGTTGGGGATACTTCAGTTCTGCGGCTTTGCCGCAAGCTAGGCTTTCGCGGTTATCAGGAATTTAAGCTGAAGCTGGCGCAGGAATTGGTACATCCGCTTCAAAATGTAAATGGTGAAATACAAGAAAACGATGATCTAGCTACGATGGCAGGGAAAATTACGACGGAAAATATATTGTTTCTGCAAAATACGTTAGCGCTTCTTGATATGAGAGAGCTTCAACTGGTCGTTGATGCAATTGCCAAAGCGAATAAGCTCATATTTATTGGAGTAGGTTCATCGGCTATTACAGCAGCTGATGCTAGATATCGGTTTATGAGGCTTGGTTTTAATTCGGAGCTTGTCACGGATTCCCATGTTATTGCGATGACATTGGCTTTAACAGGCCCAGACGACCTCGTGTTTGCGGTATCTACCTCGGGAAGCACAAAGGACCTTGTAGATGTCGTGCGAATTGCTAAGGAGAATGGCGCGTTTTTCGTTTGTTTGACAAGCCATGCCAAATCTCCTCTTACTCAATATGCAGATGCAGTATTATTGTCGAGCTCCAAGGAATCGCCGCTTCAAGGCGGAGCATTTCGCTCCAAGATAACACAAATACATGTGCTTGATATATTAACGACAATTATTGCTATACAATGCAAGGAGAAGGCGTATCCAGCGATAGAACGAACTTCGAATGCAGTTAGTGATAAACTATATTAA